In the genome of Spirochaetae bacterium HGW-Spirochaetae-1, one region contains:
- a CDS encoding aldo/keto reductase — protein sequence MLYRKMPKNGDTLSILGFGCMRLPEKNGRIDEERAMAQVRHAIDNGVNYIDTAMPYHLGASEPFLGRALKDGYREKVKLATKLPHWQVKKAGDMERLLRAQLKNLNTGSIDYYLIHNMNGDDWERLQGLGLREFITASKKEGLIVNIGFSFHSRLPEFKNIIDSFDWDFCQIQYNYLDEENQAGTDGLEYAAAKGLGVIIMEPLRGGSLAGEMPPAIEDIWRKSPVKRSAAEWSLRWIWNHREVTVVLSGMNNEDHIAENLRIAGEAHADSLSAEELALVREAAEKFQSLMKVGCTGCRYCMPCPSGVDIPGCFEMYNSRHMWGKEKESMINYMARFMGALGKEPSNASLCRECGMCEKECPQELPIQEHLKEVAREFEGWKMTMLAMVVRRIFAFQRWKELRKGGR from the coding sequence ATGCTGTACAGAAAAATGCCGAAGAACGGTGATACCCTTTCAATCCTGGGTTTCGGCTGCATGCGCCTGCCGGAAAAGAACGGCAGGATCGATGAGGAACGGGCAATGGCCCAGGTGCGTCACGCCATTGATAACGGGGTCAATTATATCGACACTGCCATGCCCTACCACCTGGGGGCCAGTGAGCCCTTCCTGGGCCGGGCCCTGAAGGACGGCTATCGCGAAAAAGTGAAACTGGCCACGAAGCTGCCGCACTGGCAGGTGAAAAAAGCCGGTGACATGGAAAGGCTTCTGCGGGCCCAGCTGAAAAACCTCAATACGGGCAGCATCGACTATTACCTGATCCACAACATGAACGGTGATGACTGGGAGCGGCTCCAGGGCCTGGGTCTGCGTGAATTTATCACGGCGTCGAAGAAAGAAGGACTCATCGTCAACATTGGTTTTTCCTTCCACAGCAGGCTGCCGGAATTTAAAAATATCATCGACTCCTTTGACTGGGACTTCTGCCAGATCCAGTACAATTATCTCGATGAAGAAAACCAGGCCGGGACCGATGGCCTGGAGTATGCCGCGGCAAAGGGACTGGGGGTCATCATCATGGAGCCCCTGCGCGGCGGGAGCCTGGCCGGAGAGATGCCGCCCGCCATTGAGGATATATGGAGAAAGTCCCCGGTGAAACGCAGCGCTGCTGAATGGTCACTGCGGTGGATTTGGAATCATCGTGAGGTCACGGTGGTGCTCTCAGGTATGAACAATGAGGATCACATTGCGGAAAACCTGCGCATCGCCGGCGAGGCCCACGCGGACTCCCTTTCAGCCGAGGAGCTTGCCCTGGTCAGGGAGGCGGCGGAGAAATTCCAGTCCCTGATGAAGGTGGGCTGCACGGGTTGCCGGTACTGCATGCCCTGTCCATCGGGGGTCGATATTCCGGGCTGCTTCGAGATGTACAACAGCCGTCACATGTGGGGCAAGGAGAAGGAATCCATGATCAACTACATGGCGCGTTTCATGGGTGCCCTGGGTAAGGAACCGTCCAACGCCTCGCTGTGCCGCGAATGCGGGATGTGTGAAAAGGAGTGTCCCCAGGAACTGCCCATACAGGAACACCTGAAAGAAGTGGCCCGTGAGTTCGAGGGATGGAAGATGACCATGCTCGCCATGGTGGTACGCAGGATATTCGCGTTCCAGCGATGGAAAGAGCTGAGGAAGGGAGGCAGGTGA
- a CDS encoding succinate-semialdehyde dehydrogenase, whose product MNKPKIQKKASSGKNTTICINPATGEKLAEYDVNNVNDVKEAVRKAGKAQPAWEALPLKKRIAHIKKMRRYIIDNLDELSEIISRDNGKTRVDALATEVLCSAMAASYYCNNSRRFLKDRKLSMGNIMFINKRSRIARVPFGVVGIIAPWNYPFSIPFSEIVMALLAGNTVIFKAASETQMVGHVLKKCVDAGALPENVFTYINMPGSQAGDAFLEAGIDKLFFTGSVKIGMYLMKKASETLTPVSLELGGNDPMVVCEDADLERAAKGAVWAGCQNAGQSCGGVERIYVHSNVYHEFLNLLRKEILALRIGYDSDYNVDIGAMTTSRQMDTVRSHIKDALKKGARIFAESQPPQGTGGQFLPCTVLVDVNHDMDVMKDETFGPVLGVMQVNSIDEAVKLANDSYLGLTASVWSRNNKKALAIGRKIKSGAITINDHLMSHGLAETPWGGFKQSGIGRTHGDIGFAEMTQPQVLVNEILPFARKNFWWHPFSRNIYEGLKGVAYVLYARSPFLRIKGAINLLKVFPRTFTLR is encoded by the coding sequence ATGAACAAACCGAAAATCCAGAAAAAAGCCTCATCAGGGAAAAACACAACAATCTGCATCAATCCTGCCACGGGGGAAAAACTGGCGGAATATGATGTGAACAACGTAAATGACGTTAAGGAGGCTGTGCGGAAGGCCGGGAAGGCGCAGCCCGCATGGGAGGCTCTCCCCCTTAAAAAGCGGATAGCTCATATCAAAAAAATGCGGCGATACATCATTGATAATCTCGATGAACTTTCAGAAATTATTTCCCGCGATAACGGCAAGACCCGCGTCGATGCCCTTGCCACGGAAGTTCTCTGTTCCGCCATGGCCGCTTCATATTACTGCAATAATTCCAGAAGATTTTTAAAAGACAGGAAACTGAGCATGGGAAATATCATGTTCATTAACAAACGAAGCAGGATAGCGCGCGTTCCTTTCGGCGTTGTGGGAATTATTGCGCCGTGGAATTATCCCTTTTCAATTCCCTTCTCTGAAATTGTCATGGCGCTTCTGGCCGGCAATACCGTAATTTTTAAGGCCGCTTCGGAAACCCAGATGGTGGGACATGTTTTGAAAAAGTGTGTCGACGCAGGGGCTCTGCCTGAGAACGTCTTTACCTATATCAATATGCCCGGGAGCCAGGCTGGCGACGCTTTTCTTGAGGCCGGTATCGACAAGCTTTTTTTTACCGGATCAGTGAAGATAGGCATGTATCTCATGAAAAAGGCCTCGGAAACCCTGACACCGGTATCCCTTGAGCTGGGAGGCAATGATCCCATGGTGGTATGCGAGGATGCCGATCTCGAGAGGGCCGCGAAGGGCGCTGTCTGGGCTGGCTGCCAGAACGCCGGGCAGTCATGCGGCGGCGTCGAAAGGATATATGTTCACAGTAATGTGTATCATGAATTCCTGAATCTGCTGCGGAAAGAGATACTTGCCCTGCGTATCGGTTATGATAGTGATTACAATGTTGATATAGGCGCCATGACAACATCGCGGCAGATGGACACGGTCAGGTCGCATATAAAGGACGCCCTTAAAAAAGGCGCCAGAATTTTTGCCGAATCACAGCCGCCGCAGGGAACCGGGGGGCAGTTTCTGCCCTGCACGGTCCTGGTTGATGTCAATCATGACATGGACGTGATGAAGGATGAAACTTTCGGTCCGGTACTGGGCGTAATGCAGGTGAACAGCATCGACGAGGCCGTTAAGCTCGCCAATGATTCATATCTGGGGCTTACCGCTTCGGTGTGGTCACGGAATAATAAAAAGGCTCTGGCCATTGGCCGGAAGATAAAATCAGGGGCCATCACCATCAACGATCACCTCATGAGTCACGGGCTTGCCGAAACGCCCTGGGGCGGATTCAAGCAGTCGGGGATCGGCAGGACCCACGGGGATATCGGCTTCGCCGAGATGACCCAGCCGCAGGTCCTGGTCAACGAAATACTTCCCTTTGCCAGGAAAAATTTCTGGTGGCATCCCTTCAGTCGGAATATTTATGAGGGACTAAAGGGTGTTGCTTACGTTCTGTATGCGAGAAGCCCCTTTTTACGGATTAAGGGCGCGATAAATCTTCTGAAGGTTTTTCCGAGAACATTTACCTTGCGATAG